GAGAATGTACTTAGGCTCTGCTCAATACTTTGTTCATCTCCTATATCTGCATAAACTTCTTTAAAAATAGCAAGCATTGAGTTGTCAAAAGCAGGAATATGAAGGCCGGCCTGTCCCATAAGAGTAAGAAGTCCCACAGTTTTTAAGGTTACAGTCTTGCCCCCGGTATTAGGACCGGTTATAATTAGCATAGAAAAATCCTGTCCGATTCTGACATCAATTGGTACAACATGCTTAGGATCGATTAAGGGATGTCTGGCCTTCTTTAGATTTATTATACCATCTTCATTAAATATAGGCTCGGTTCCCTTCATCTGCCTAGAGAGATTAGCTCTGGCGAAGATAAAGTCCAGTTCGGTTAAGGTATTATAATTATATTCCAGCTCATCTATATACTGAGCGGCCATCTCTGAAAGAGTAGCAAGAATTCGTTCGATTTCCTCTTGTTCCGCTATACCAAGCTCTCTTAAATCGTTATTAAGCCGTACAATAGCCATAGGCTCAATAAAGAGAGTAGAACCGGATGAGGATTGGTCGTGAATCATACCTTGGAACTGGTTTTTAAATTCAGCACGAACCGGCAGACAATACCTGCCGTTACGCATAGTAACTATACTCTCTTGAAGGAGATTTCTAGAAGAATTTAATATGGAGGAAAGCTGGCTTTGAATTTTTTCATGGGTTAGACGGATGGATCTTCTGATATTTTTTAAGGTAGAAGAAGCATCATCGGCTATTTCCTCCTCTGAAATAATACATCTTTTAATTTCATTATTAAATGGAGTAAGAGGTTCTAGACCTGCAAAATATTCGGTTAAGGAATCCTCTGTCTCCTCCTCCCCATCTTTACCGCTATAACCACCGTATGCTTTTATACGTAATGTGGCATCAAGGTCTGAACTTATACGAAGAAGTTCCACTGCATTTAGAGCGGAGCCTACCTTAAGGCGCATAAGGGAGGGACGGATGTCATGGATACCAGAGAAGGATATGCTTCCTCTGCGGATTAAGCGGGATAATGCGTCAGAAGTTTCCTTTTGAAGTCGTGTAATATCCCCTAAATTATCCTTAGGAAGTAGATTAGTGCATAGTTCCTTGCCCCGGCTGGAGCTTGCTAGGTCCCTAAGTTGTTGGATTATTTTATTATATTCAAGAGTACGTAATGCTTTCTCATTCATGGTCATTCATGCCTTTCCATGTCTATTTCTAAAATAAAAAACTATATAAAGATACATTATGCTTCTATTTTACCTTAGTTTGTGGGAAAATAAAACAGGTAAAATAGTTAATTATTATGCTATTATATAGTCAAAGTGCTTTGTTTACAAACTATTCATATTATGTTCATAAGTCAATGATAAAATAGGGCTAATGTACCACCTTATAGGTTTTTTTATTAAATTTGTTTATTCTCTAGTAGACTAATTTAGCTTCAATAAGGAGAAGATTTATGTCAGAAACAAATAAAGACCATGAGGAATTTGAATTTATTAAAGAACAGATATTACCAAAGAGGCATAAGAAATTTAAAAAATGGTTAATACCCTTTGTTATGACCATTTTAATGGCGGTGGTTTTTGGGCTTGTAGCTGCCCTAACATTCTGTTTTGCTGAACCACGGCTGTATAAACGGATGCATGGAGATAAAGAGAATCCTTTTACGATACCATCTTCTCCTATTCCTGATAAAAAGGATGATAAGAATTCTTCAAATGATAATAAGGTAGATAATAAGGACCATGATGGGAATAAAAATTCATCAGAAAATGATACAGAAGATCCCGATGGACCAGTAGCAGATCCGGATGATAATCAAAGTCAAGTTATATATAAATCAATAGATGCAGATATTGAAGATTATGTGACCATTCTTAGTGAAATAAAAGAGCTTTCCAATGAAGCTGCAAGGTCTATCTTAACCGTATCCTGTATTGTAGAAGATAAGGATTGGTTTGACAATCCAATTGAGAAAAAGGTAAATACTTCAGGAATCGTAGTAAAAAATAACGGTACTAGCTTACTGCTTTTAGTTAGCCTAGATAGGGTTAAGGAAGCTAACAGTATTAAGGTAGAAATTAGTGAAAGCACATCTGTTGAAGCAGTTTTACATGATTATGAAAGTGAGTTAAATCTGGCTATTTTAGCAGTCAATGCAGCTGATATACCAGCAAGATTATTAGGGGATATAAAAGTTGCAAATTTAGGTGAATCATATGCTCTTACAGTGGGCAGTCCCATTATTGCCTTAGGAAATCCTAATGGTTATATATCTTCAATGGATATAGGAATTATAACCAGCAAAGGAAGTACCATAAGCATTACTGACAATGAATTGGATTTATTTAATACAAATATGACATTTACTAAAGATAGTGATGGAGTAATAGTAAATTTTAAAGGTGAAGTAATAGGACTGATAACTAGAACCTTAAAGCAAAATATTAATAAAGAACTTAGTACAGTACTGGGTATCACCAGAGTAAAGCCATATATTGAAAGAATGGTAAATCAAAAATCCAGAATTTACTGTGGTATAGTTGCGGAGAATCTACCTGAATCTGTTATGTTAGAGCATAATGTTAAAAGTGGAATTTATGTTTATGAAGTGAAGACAGATTCCCCGGCTTTTAATGCAGGAATCAGGAGTGGAGACATTATATTGGGAGTGGGAGATGGGTTTATATCTAATATGAACAACTTCTATAGAGTTATAAATGAATATGAACCGGGAACAGAGGTAGTATTTAAGGTAAAAAGGAGTAATACTGATAAAGAAATAGAACTTAAAGTTGTAATAGCTGAAAAGAAACAATAAAAAAACATATAAAAGGACTGTATCCGACATATATAAAAAAGCGGAGCCAGTCTTTTTTATTAGAATTACCTTTATATATCTTTGACGGTAGGGTATAATATGAATGAAAATTTAATTGCAGTAAAATAGAAAGGTCAAGGTAAGAAATGAAGTATATCCGCGATTTAAGAGAAGGGGACATAATAAAGAATGAAATTTATCTGTGTAAATCCAAACAGGTTCTAAGAGGAAAGAGCGGGAAAGAATATGTATCTTTGATTTTACAAGATAAAACAGGAACAATTGACGGTAAGATATGGGATTTTAACTGTGAAATAGGGCAATATGAAGCAATGGATTTCGTACATATAGATGCGAGGGTTACTAGCTTCCAAGATGCACTACAGTTAAATATCAGTAAAATATATAAAAGCAGAGAAGGGGAGTATTATCCGGAGGACTATTTCCCAAAGACCAATAAAGATGTTGAGGAAATGTATAAACAGATTAAGGATTACATTTTCTCAATTAAGGAGTCTAATCTAAGATCCCTTATTGAAAGCTTTTTTATAAATGATAAAGATTTTATTAAAAAGTTTAAGGAGCACTCTGCAGCTAAAAGCGTACATCATAGCTTTATGGGAGGCTTATTAGAACATACCTTAAGCGTTGTTAATATGTGTAATTTTTATGCGCAAAATTATCAAATAATAAATAGGGACTTATTAATATCAGCTGCACTGCTTCATGATATTGGTAAGATGGATGAACTGTCTGCATTTCCCAGAAATGATTATACAGATGAAGGCCAGCTTCTAGGACATATTTTTATTGGTTCAAATAAAGTTCAAGAAAGAATAAAAGAAATAAAAAATTTCCCTAACAAGCTTGCCAGTGAATTAATTCACTGTATCTTGGCTCATCACGGAGAGTTAGAATACGGTTCACCTAAGAAGCCGGCAACCATTGAAGCTATGGCCTTGCATTTTGCTGACAATACAGATGCTAAGCTGCAAACTATGACTGAACTGCTAAACTCTTGTGATGACAAGGTAGAGTGGATGGGTTATCAGAGAATGTTTGAATCAAATATTATGAGAAGTACAAAAGGTATAGAGTAAAGTATTAGGCCATTAGAATTTATTTATAGTTAAATAGTAATAACAGTATATTACTTAAAGATATCATTCTAAAGGATTTATAAATTTTAATAGAAGGCAGTAGTAAATATGGTAAAGAAAAATGATCAGTTAATTGTTACTATAGAAGATATTGGAGCAAACGGTGAAGGGATAGGAAAGTACCAAGGATATACCTTGTTTATAAAAAACACAGCTGTCGGTGATAAGGTTTTAGTTAAGGTTATGAAGGCAGGTAAATCATATGGTTATGCCAGGCTAATGGAGATAATAGAACCATCTGCCTTTCGTGTAAGCCCAATTTGTCCCATTGCAGGAAAATGTGGTGGCTGCCAGATTATGCATCTGGATTATGAAAAGCAACTTGAATACAAAGAGGATAAGGTAAGAAATTGTCTTACAAAGATAGGTGGCTTTGATAAGATTACCATGGAACCGATAGTTGGCATGGACTATCCCTATTACTATCGTAATAAGAGCCAATTTCCGGTTGGAAAAAATAAAGAAGGAAAAGTAGTTATAGGATTTTATGCCAGCAGGACCCATTCCATAATTGATACAGACCATTGCTATATCGGCGCTGATGTTAACATAAAAATTATAAAGTTTATGCGGTCCTTTACTGAAAAATATAATATAGAGCCCTATGATGAAGTAAAACATACCGGACTTTTGCGCCATATTCTTACCCGGATGGGATATAAGACTGGAGAGGTAATGGTATGCTTAGTAATAAACGGCAAGGACATCCCCCATAAAAATAAGCTGGTAGAAGGTTTGCGCAAAATTCCCGGAATGAAGAGTATATGTCTAAATATTAATACTTCAAATACAAATGTTATACTTGGTGAAAAGGTTATAAAGGTATGGGGGGAAACCTATATAGAAGATTATATAGGTAAGGTTAAATATAGAATATCACCCCTATCTTTCTTTCAAGTAAATCCTATTCAGACTGAGAAGTTATATAATCTAGCTTTAGAGTATGCCGACCTACAAGGAGATGAAGTGGTCTGGGATTTGTACTGTGGTATAGGTACCATTTCACTGTTCTTGGCGGAAAAAGCCAAGAAGGTTTATGGAGTTGAGATTATTCCTCAAGCTATAGAGGATGCTAAGGTAAATGCTAGGATTAACGGTATCGATAATGCAGAATTCTATGTGGGGGCAGCAGAAGAAATTCTTCCTAAAAAACATAAGGAGGAAAATATAAGTGCAGATGTAATTGTTGTGGATCCCCCAAGAAAAGGCTGTGATCAGAAATTACTTGATACGATTATATCTATAGCCCCGAAAAAAGTTGTCTATGTCTCCTGTGATCCTGCTACTTTAGCCAGGGACTTAAAGTACCTAC
This genomic interval from Herbinix luporum contains the following:
- a CDS encoding S1C family serine protease, whose translation is MSETNKDHEEFEFIKEQILPKRHKKFKKWLIPFVMTILMAVVFGLVAALTFCFAEPRLYKRMHGDKENPFTIPSSPIPDKKDDKNSSNDNKVDNKDHDGNKNSSENDTEDPDGPVADPDDNQSQVIYKSIDADIEDYVTILSEIKELSNEAARSILTVSCIVEDKDWFDNPIEKKVNTSGIVVKNNGTSLLLLVSLDRVKEANSIKVEISESTSVEAVLHDYESELNLAILAVNAADIPARLLGDIKVANLGESYALTVGSPIIALGNPNGYISSMDIGIITSKGSTISITDNELDLFNTNMTFTKDSDGVIVNFKGEVIGLITRTLKQNINKELSTVLGITRVKPYIERMVNQKSRIYCGIVAENLPESVMLEHNVKSGIYVYEVKTDSPAFNAGIRSGDIILGVGDGFISNMNNFYRVINEYEPGTEVVFKVKRSNTDKEIELKVVIAEKKQ
- a CDS encoding 3'-5' exoribonuclease YhaM family protein — encoded protein: MKYIRDLREGDIIKNEIYLCKSKQVLRGKSGKEYVSLILQDKTGTIDGKIWDFNCEIGQYEAMDFVHIDARVTSFQDALQLNISKIYKSREGEYYPEDYFPKTNKDVEEMYKQIKDYIFSIKESNLRSLIESFFINDKDFIKKFKEHSAAKSVHHSFMGGLLEHTLSVVNMCNFYAQNYQIINRDLLISAALLHDIGKMDELSAFPRNDYTDEGQLLGHIFIGSNKVQERIKEIKNFPNKLASELIHCILAHHGELEYGSPKKPATIEAMALHFADNTDAKLQTMTELLNSCDDKVEWMGYQRMFESNIMRSTKGIE
- the rlmD gene encoding 23S rRNA (uracil(1939)-C(5))-methyltransferase RlmD; the protein is MVKKNDQLIVTIEDIGANGEGIGKYQGYTLFIKNTAVGDKVLVKVMKAGKSYGYARLMEIIEPSAFRVSPICPIAGKCGGCQIMHLDYEKQLEYKEDKVRNCLTKIGGFDKITMEPIVGMDYPYYYRNKSQFPVGKNKEGKVVIGFYASRTHSIIDTDHCYIGADVNIKIIKFMRSFTEKYNIEPYDEVKHTGLLRHILTRMGYKTGEVMVCLVINGKDIPHKNKLVEGLRKIPGMKSICLNINTSNTNVILGEKVIKVWGETYIEDYIGKVKYRISPLSFFQVNPIQTEKLYNLALEYADLQGDEVVWDLYCGIGTISLFLAEKAKKVYGVEIIPQAIEDAKVNARINGIDNAEFYVGAAEEILPKKHKEENISADVIVVDPPRKGCDQKLLDTIISIAPKKVVYVSCDPATLARDLKYLHEGGYELKKVRPVDQFGHSVHVETVVLMCASSEAGKC